Proteins from a genomic interval of Acetobacterium woodii DSM 1030:
- a CDS encoding uroporphyrinogen decarboxylase family protein: MGKEVVLKTLRHEQVDEVAWVPFSGAHAAFIKGYTATEILTDGDKLFDALMEVHKLYTPDGMPIMFDLQIEAEILGCKLMWADENPPSVVKHPLRKEKTIPCKCKIPKKTDGRIPMVLEVMERVKKEIGDDTALYGLLCGPATLASHLRGTDFFMDIISDPAYAEELVDFCAEVNIALAKYYVEAGMDVIAVVDPIISQISPKAIETHFLASFQAIFDEIRNLGVLSCLFVCGDATNQMDVMARSRADGISIDENVNIVEAKKITDQYNVTICGNIPLTTVMLFGSQLDNMKYVVDMMDTIDHHNLVISPGCDMPFRIPVDNTIACVQAIKHTDESREMVKNHEAAGTLMDIDLPDYDALTKPFVELFTLDADTCAACTYMVNAVKDVKEIMGDDFDMAEYKYNRKEDIARTQKMGVEHLPSIYINGKVRWSSIIPPREELINAIKELM; encoded by the coding sequence ATGGGAAAAGAAGTAGTTTTAAAAACACTTAGACATGAACAAGTGGATGAGGTGGCTTGGGTTCCGTTTTCGGGAGCGCATGCAGCGTTTATTAAAGGGTATACCGCGACCGAAATATTGACCGATGGTGATAAATTATTTGATGCTTTAATGGAAGTACATAAGCTGTATACTCCTGATGGGATGCCGATTATGTTTGATCTTCAAATTGAAGCAGAAATCTTGGGATGTAAATTAATGTGGGCCGATGAAAATCCGCCTTCAGTTGTCAAACACCCTTTGCGTAAGGAAAAAACAATTCCCTGCAAATGCAAAATTCCGAAAAAAACTGATGGCCGGATTCCAATGGTCTTAGAAGTAATGGAACGGGTTAAAAAAGAAATTGGTGATGATACTGCTTTATATGGTTTGCTTTGCGGGCCGGCGACATTAGCATCGCATTTACGGGGAACCGATTTCTTTATGGATATTATTTCAGATCCTGCTTATGCAGAAGAACTTGTTGATTTTTGTGCGGAGGTAAATATTGCCTTAGCCAAATATTACGTTGAAGCCGGAATGGATGTAATTGCCGTGGTCGATCCGATCATTAGTCAAATTTCTCCGAAAGCCATTGAAACGCATTTTCTGGCATCGTTCCAGGCAATCTTTGACGAAATTCGCAATCTCGGGGTTTTAAGTTGTTTGTTTGTATGCGGTGATGCAACCAATCAAATGGATGTAATGGCGCGTTCACGAGCCGATGGGATTTCGATTGATGAAAATGTCAATATCGTTGAAGCTAAAAAAATAACCGATCAATATAATGTTACGATCTGCGGAAACATTCCGTTAACAACGGTAATGTTGTTTGGTAGCCAATTGGATAACATGAAATACGTTGTTGATATGATGGATACCATCGACCATCATAATCTGGTTATCAGTCCTGGTTGCGATATGCCCTTTAGAATTCCGGTCGATAATACCATTGCCTGTGTCCAGGCGATTAAACATACCGATGAGTCGCGCGAAATGGTGAAAAATCATGAAGCAGCGGGAACGTTAATGGATATTGATTTACCGGATTATGACGCCTTGACAAAACCCTTTGTGGAATTATTTACCTTGGATGCGGATACTTGTGCGGCCTGTACTTATATGGTTAATGCGGTTAAAGATGTTAAGGAAATCATGGGCGATGATTTTGATATGGCAGAATACAAATACAATCGCAAAGAAGATATTGCCAGAACCCAAAAAATGGGGGTTGAACATTTACCTTCTATTTATATCAACGGAAAAGTGCGATGGTCTTCGATTATTCCGCCACGGGAAGAATTGATTAATGCAATTAAAGAATTAATGTAG
- a CDS encoding trimethylamine methyltransferase family protein: protein MDRSNYNNVLKCGSPLRFLNEEEMKEIHTSTLEILQEVGSVIQHEGAREMLKKAGCTVKGKTVFFPHGLIEWAIKQAPSHIHVYDRDGDIAMDLGGRKAYFGTGSDCPTLLDVYTGEHRNFTSKDMEDGAKIIDALPQMDFLMCCGLMYDYPITSYEHEYAVMVRNSTKPQVVTAADRESISNITKMAVAIRGSIEELARKPLFLMYNEPNSPLIHTFEAVDKLIYCSENQIPTNYSPCMMPGATGPITNAGALIQGNAECLAGLVIHQLAHPGSPIVFGGGMYNMDLKCMQPTYCSPEAMVNNITLAQLARELYELPTWGFTGCSGSKLFDAQATNEAAEFIFSIGYAGVNLNHDVGYLNYGLTFSYELLVSCNETISQMRRIFDGVQMDKDHMAMDVIKAVGPKGHYLSEPHTLKYNKEMWKPDLTDRADYEGWKNAGATSYEQRVKARTIDIIENYVPKALTPEQDAAIEAILTEVDAAAEASTEKKHHKK from the coding sequence ATGGATCGTTCAAATTATAATAATGTCTTAAAATGCGGGTCACCGCTACGCTTTTTAAATGAAGAGGAAATGAAAGAAATACATACCTCGACACTTGAAATATTACAAGAAGTTGGCAGTGTCATTCAGCATGAAGGTGCTCGCGAAATGCTTAAAAAGGCCGGTTGTACAGTGAAAGGGAAAACCGTATTCTTCCCTCATGGTCTGATTGAATGGGCGATTAAACAAGCGCCTTCACACATTCACGTTTATGACCGTGATGGTGATATAGCGATGGATCTGGGTGGTCGAAAAGCTTATTTTGGAACCGGTTCGGATTGCCCGACACTGTTAGATGTTTATACCGGCGAACATCGTAATTTTACTTCAAAAGACATGGAAGATGGCGCTAAAATTATTGATGCATTACCACAAATGGATTTTTTAATGTGTTGTGGTCTGATGTATGATTATCCAATTACTTCATACGAACATGAATATGCTGTTATGGTTCGTAATTCAACTAAACCGCAGGTAGTTACCGCAGCAGACCGGGAATCAATCAGCAATATTACCAAAATGGCTGTAGCGATTCGTGGAAGTATCGAAGAACTAGCGAGAAAACCACTGTTCCTGATGTACAACGAACCAAACTCTCCTTTGATTCATACCTTCGAGGCAGTTGACAAATTGATTTATTGTTCAGAAAATCAAATCCCAACAAACTATTCGCCTTGTATGATGCCTGGAGCAACAGGTCCGATTACCAATGCTGGAGCATTAATTCAAGGAAATGCTGAATGTTTGGCAGGTTTGGTTATTCATCAGTTGGCTCATCCTGGTTCACCAATCGTATTTGGTGGGGGGATGTACAATATGGATTTAAAATGTATGCAACCAACCTATTGCTCACCAGAAGCGATGGTGAATAATATTACCTTGGCGCAATTGGCAAGAGAACTTTATGAACTGCCAACTTGGGGATTCACCGGATGTTCCGGCAGCAAACTCTTTGATGCTCAAGCGACCAACGAAGCAGCAGAATTTATTTTCTCAATTGGTTATGCCGGAGTTAATCTAAATCATGATGTTGGTTATTTAAATTATGGTTTGACATTTTCCTATGAATTGTTAGTGTCCTGTAATGAAACAATCAGTCAGATGCGTCGAATTTTTGATGGTGTTCAAATGGACAAAGATCATATGGCGATGGATGTTATCAAAGCAGTTGGTCCTAAAGGTCATTATTTAAGTGAACCACATACATTAAAATATAATAAAGAAATGTGGAAACCAGATCTGACAGATCGGGCCGATTATGAAGGATGGAAAAATGCTGGCGCAACATCTTACGAACAACGAGTAAAAGCACGAACCATTGATATTATTGAAAATTATGTCCCCAAAGCATTAACGCCAGAACAAGATGCCGCAATTGAAGCGATTCTTACCGAAGTTGATGCCGCTGCTGAAGCATCAACAGAAAAGAAACACCATAAAAAATAA
- a CDS encoding prolyl-tRNA synthetase associated domain-containing protein, which translates to MSENAQKVFDVLDQLEIEYRVINHPPVYTCEELEQYIEGVEGAHCKNLLLRNKKGNRHFLVILEESKQMDIKNFGKSIGVSNLSFASEERLQKYLGVSSGAVSVFGVINNDDHDVEVFIDQAMMRQKMINCHPNDNTATVNFETAGLKKFLDQCGNPVSFVTI; encoded by the coding sequence ATGAGTGAGAATGCACAAAAAGTTTTTGACGTTTTGGATCAATTGGAGATAGAGTATCGGGTAATTAATCATCCGCCGGTTTATACGTGTGAAGAGCTTGAACAATATATTGAAGGCGTTGAAGGTGCCCATTGTAAAAATTTATTGCTGCGCAATAAAAAAGGGAATCGTCACTTTCTGGTTATTTTGGAAGAATCAAAACAAATGGATATTAAAAATTTTGGTAAAAGCATTGGTGTCAGTAATCTGAGTTTTGCTTCGGAAGAACGGTTGCAGAAATATTTAGGCGTTTCAAGCGGAGCGGTTTCGGTGTTCGGGGTGATTAATAATGATGACCATGATGTTGAGGTTTTTATTGATCAAGCGATGATGCGCCAAAAGATGATTAACTGCCATCCCAATGACAATACCGCAACGGTGAATTTTGAGACCGCAGGATTGAAAAAATTTTTAGACCAATGTGGCAATCCAGTCAGTTTTGTGACGATATAA
- a CDS encoding ASKHA domain-containing protein: MKILFQPGEKLIEVTSNSTLLEAASKAGMLIDGSCNGAGTCGKCKVRMIAGKPDELTAAEKKILTVEEVEAGFRLACKTMVKNDMVVEVPLMHGGSNRKKEMNQLPAGFKLDIRLSKRHVKVKRASMKYQKNDLKRLEDALEIKELTIDSQILSQLHPTLQEHKGEVTAVLRNDQLIALEVGDTELDHYGLAFDIGTTTVVGMLWNLNNGELVDVEARTNPQSNFGADVISRIQFTKEGEENLEFMQKKIVQCFNEMIQTFAIKNGFKPEHIYDLTVVGNTTMSHLFEGVDPESLARTPFAPVFCQGVNGTARELGLDVNPLANVYTLPNIAGHVGSDIVAGILATDINQLKGITLAIDIGTNGEVTFAHDGKISVCSTAAGPAFEGASIHHGMRAAKGAIEKVKIKNGQIALEIIDGGEPIGICGSGLIDAVAALLEAGLITKNGRMITKEEAIEAGVKKELADCLIKSDMGMAFILYQDNARAILINQSDIREVQLAKAAMLAGMCTLVKHNGFKLEDVDRVLIAGAFGNYIDKKSAVRIGLLPDIGIDKIFSVGNAAGSGASMALLSEKLRVEAESLASSATHIELSMNPDFQDEYMMAMRF, encoded by the coding sequence ATGAAAATACTATTCCAACCGGGCGAAAAATTGATCGAAGTCACTTCCAATAGTACCTTGCTTGAAGCTGCATCAAAAGCTGGGATGTTGATTGATGGGAGTTGCAATGGTGCTGGAACCTGTGGAAAATGCAAGGTACGAATGATTGCGGGAAAACCCGATGAACTGACTGCGGCCGAGAAAAAAATATTAACCGTTGAAGAAGTAGAAGCTGGTTTTCGCCTGGCTTGCAAAACGATGGTAAAAAATGATATGGTTGTGGAAGTGCCTTTGATGCATGGTGGCAGCAATCGAAAAAAAGAAATGAATCAATTGCCAGCAGGATTTAAGTTGGACATTCGACTTTCCAAACGTCATGTAAAAGTGAAACGGGCTTCCATGAAATATCAGAAAAACGACTTAAAACGGCTTGAAGACGCGCTGGAAATTAAAGAATTAACCATTGATTCACAGATCTTATCGCAATTACACCCGACGTTACAAGAACATAAAGGTGAAGTAACGGCGGTGTTAAGAAATGATCAGTTAATTGCTTTGGAGGTCGGTGATACCGAACTGGACCATTATGGATTAGCCTTTGATATCGGGACAACGACAGTCGTGGGAATGTTATGGAATCTTAATAATGGGGAGCTGGTCGATGTTGAAGCAAGAACCAATCCGCAAAGCAATTTCGGGGCGGATGTTATTTCGCGCATTCAGTTTACTAAAGAAGGTGAAGAAAATCTTGAGTTTATGCAAAAAAAAATTGTGCAATGTTTTAATGAGATGATTCAAACCTTTGCCATTAAAAATGGGTTTAAACCGGAACATATCTATGATCTAACCGTTGTTGGGAATACGACCATGAGCCATCTATTTGAAGGGGTCGATCCGGAATCATTGGCCCGGACACCATTTGCCCCGGTTTTTTGTCAGGGAGTGAATGGCACCGCCAGGGAATTAGGATTGGACGTAAACCCCTTGGCCAATGTTTATACCCTGCCAAATATTGCCGGGCATGTCGGATCGGATATTGTAGCGGGGATATTGGCAACGGATATTAATCAGTTAAAAGGGATCACCCTGGCCATTGATATTGGAACAAATGGGGAAGTTACCTTTGCCCATGATGGGAAAATATCCGTATGTTCAACGGCAGCCGGTCCGGCCTTTGAAGGGGCCAGCATTCACCATGGCATGCGTGCCGCTAAAGGCGCTATTGAAAAAGTAAAAATAAAAAATGGTCAGATTGCTCTGGAAATAATTGACGGGGGCGAACCCATAGGAATTTGCGGATCAGGTCTTATTGATGCCGTGGCAGCATTGTTGGAAGCCGGGTTAATCACTAAAAACGGCCGGATGATTACCAAAGAAGAAGCAATTGAAGCTGGGGTGAAAAAAGAATTGGCCGATTGTCTGATTAAGTCGGACATGGGGATGGCCTTTATTTTGTATCAGGATAATGCCCGGGCGATTCTGATTAACCAAAGTGACATTCGGGAAGTGCAGTTAGCTAAAGCTGCTATGCTGGCCGGGATGTGTACGTTGGTTAAACATAACGGATTCAAGTTGGAAGACGTTGATCGCGTCCTGATTGCCGGAGCGTTTGGTAATTATATTGATAAAAAAAGTGCGGTCAGAATTGGGTTGCTACCGGATATCGGAATTGATAAAATATTTAGTGTTGGTAATGCCGCTGGTTCGGGAGCAAGCATGGCCTTATTATCTGAAAAATTACGGGTTGAAGCGGAGAGTTTAGCCAGCTCGGCAACACATATTGAGTTGTCGATGAATCCCGATTTTCAGGATGAATATATGATGGCGATGCGTTTTTAA
- a CDS encoding BCCT family transporter, with translation MNSQETVTKKWNPVLIISLIITLSIVAWGVFAPENFEEVGGFAFGLLTGSFGWFYTASVGAFLLFSLWIGFSKYGNIKLGADDSKPEYSTTSWFAMLFSAGMGIGLIFWGVAEPLNHYLNPLYVEPGTPAAAEFAIEKSFLHWALHPWACFAVMALALAFMQFRKNKKGLISSIFIPLVGEKIVNGWFGKTIDILAVFATVAGVATSLGLGTMQINSGLNFLFGVPESKLIQIIIIVVVTCLFILSAVSGIGRGIKILSNTNMVLAGAIVIIAFLVGPKVTTLSFLTEGIGNYFQSIVGETFAIGAFGDSEWYGGWTIFYWAWWIAWAPFVGSFIARISKGRTIREFVAGVLLVPSILTFIWFSVFGSMGISLGPDIAAEAIKSTSTACFVVFSHYPMGILLSIVTLTLVCTFFITSADSATFVLGVFSSNGNLDPSNKIKVVWGILESSLALVLLVGTESGLSMLQSVSIVAAFPFAFVMIGAMFAMVKLVRTDPGYEEATEKTGMPDFKDPVFPDIDIELSKLETKPALTEE, from the coding sequence ATGAATTCACAAGAAACAGTCACAAAGAAATGGAATCCAGTATTGATTATCTCACTGATCATTACTTTGTCCATTGTTGCCTGGGGTGTTTTTGCTCCGGAGAATTTTGAAGAAGTTGGGGGTTTTGCTTTTGGTTTGCTGACCGGTTCATTCGGTTGGTTTTATACCGCTTCCGTAGGCGCATTTTTGCTTTTTAGCTTATGGATTGGATTTTCAAAATACGGCAATATTAAATTAGGTGCCGATGATTCCAAACCGGAATATAGCACAACTTCGTGGTTTGCGATGTTGTTTTCAGCCGGGATGGGAATCGGACTGATATTCTGGGGGGTAGCCGAACCGCTAAACCATTATCTCAATCCCTTGTATGTGGAACCCGGAACCCCGGCAGCGGCAGAGTTTGCAATTGAAAAATCGTTTTTACACTGGGCGCTGCACCCCTGGGCATGTTTTGCTGTGATGGCACTGGCATTAGCTTTTATGCAGTTTAGAAAAAACAAAAAAGGATTGATCAGTAGTATTTTTATTCCTTTGGTTGGTGAAAAAATTGTAAATGGCTGGTTTGGAAAAACCATCGATATTCTGGCTGTTTTTGCAACTGTTGCCGGCGTTGCCACTTCGCTTGGTCTGGGAACGATGCAGATCAATAGTGGACTGAACTTTTTGTTTGGGGTACCGGAATCGAAACTCATTCAGATTATTATTATTGTGGTAGTAACTTGTTTGTTTATCTTATCAGCGGTTTCCGGGATTGGACGGGGAATTAAAATTCTTTCGAACACCAATATGGTTTTGGCCGGAGCTATTGTAATCATTGCTTTTCTGGTAGGACCAAAAGTTACCACGCTTAGCTTTTTGACCGAAGGGATTGGTAATTACTTCCAGTCAATTGTGGGCGAAACCTTTGCTATTGGCGCTTTTGGTGATTCGGAATGGTATGGCGGCTGGACAATCTTTTATTGGGCGTGGTGGATTGCCTGGGCTCCATTTGTTGGTTCTTTTATTGCCCGAATTTCTAAAGGAAGAACGATCAGAGAATTTGTGGCCGGGGTTTTACTGGTACCATCGATTTTGACGTTTATCTGGTTTTCGGTTTTTGGAAGCATGGGGATCAGTTTAGGACCGGATATCGCCGCCGAAGCAATCAAATCAACATCGACTGCTTGTTTTGTAGTATTCAGTCATTATCCAATGGGTATTTTGTTGTCAATCGTAACACTCACTTTGGTATGTACCTTTTTTATTACTTCAGCAGATTCAGCAACCTTTGTATTAGGCGTTTTTAGCTCAAATGGAAATTTAGATCCTTCAAATAAAATAAAGGTAGTCTGGGGTATTTTAGAATCTTCACTGGCGCTGGTGCTATTAGTTGGAACAGAAAGTGGATTATCGATGTTACAGAGTGTTTCAATTGTGGCAGCGTTTCCTTTTGCCTTTGTCATGATTGGAGCGATGTTTGCGATGGTAAAACTGGTCAGAACTGATCCGGGATATGAGGAAGCAACTGAGAAAACAGGGATGCCAGATTTTAAAGACCCGGTATTTCCCGATATTGACATTGAGTTGTCAAAACTCGAAACAAAACCTGCTTTGACAGAAGAATAA
- a CDS encoding hydantoinase/oxoprolinase family protein, producing the protein MKIGIGIDTGGTCTDVVAYDFEKEQIIAYGKTLTTKEDLSIGIGKALDKLPRECVEQAEVIALSTTLATNACVENKGGRAKLVLFGIEKETIAKVGGNYGLTMDDSLHFINSKTKPTGKVVEAPDWIGFEENLKDHFESCDAVGIVEMYAKKTGAQFEKKAHSMIDEQLGIPSVCGYELFSENNIVKRGASALLNARLIPVIEEFLRSVEKALAERQIKAPFVIVRSDGSLMTEQFTATRPVETLLCGPVASVMGAVKLSREENAIIVDMGGTTTDIAFVKAGVPQRVKTGVRIGKWDTFVKGLFVDTFALGGDSGVVIDDGKLVLENEKVMPLCIAARKYPDLVKYLKKEDESRTLYRNQQKEIYLGLKNIDDRLGYSAQEKEISRNLYHHPTSLEVLGKKMNTIVLNSQIERMIREGILIRCGITPTDAMHIKGDFNQYNREASQYGINIMARSLAIQPDVLCEKIYDEVKRKLYFNLVRIMIEDAFPTIRETGLGEQLECIINDNFRRAQNGVDSIEFFGCQLATPAALIGVGAPTHIFLKDVARMLGTEAHSSEYSKVANALGAVIGKVNAVITIDVSYNQEMDDYIVYGGGERLSFKDLEKAKQVAANLAEEKVQIEAINRGADDNLTISCNGQETIVDTEFGPLYMGYKVVATASGNLKLR; encoded by the coding sequence ATGAAAATAGGAATTGGAATTGATACCGGTGGAACTTGCACCGATGTTGTCGCATACGATTTTGAAAAAGAACAGATCATTGCTTATGGAAAGACCTTAACGACTAAAGAGGACTTGTCAATCGGGATCGGAAAAGCGCTTGATAAACTACCCCGCGAATGCGTGGAACAGGCCGAAGTGATTGCGCTATCGACAACCCTGGCAACCAATGCCTGCGTTGAAAATAAAGGCGGGCGGGCAAAGCTGGTTTTATTTGGAATTGAGAAAGAAACCATTGCTAAAGTTGGCGGTAATTATGGTTTAACTATGGATGACAGTTTGCATTTTATTAACAGTAAAACAAAACCAACCGGGAAGGTTGTTGAGGCACCGGATTGGATTGGTTTTGAAGAAAATTTAAAAGACCATTTTGAATCATGTGATGCGGTTGGGATTGTTGAAATGTATGCCAAAAAAACGGGAGCTCAATTTGAGAAAAAGGCGCATTCAATGATCGATGAACAACTGGGCATTCCATCGGTTTGTGGTTATGAGCTTTTTTCGGAAAATAACATTGTTAAACGGGGCGCCAGTGCGTTACTTAATGCCCGTTTAATTCCGGTAATCGAGGAATTTTTAAGATCGGTAGAAAAAGCGCTGGCAGAACGGCAAATAAAAGCGCCTTTTGTAATTGTTCGTAGTGATGGTAGTTTGATGACTGAGCAGTTTACCGCTACCCGACCCGTTGAAACCTTATTATGCGGCCCGGTCGCCAGCGTAATGGGGGCGGTCAAGCTTTCCCGCGAAGAAAACGCCATAATCGTTGATATGGGAGGGACCACCACCGATATTGCATTTGTCAAAGCAGGCGTTCCGCAACGCGTAAAAACAGGGGTACGGATTGGCAAATGGGATACCTTTGTCAAAGGACTTTTTGTTGATACTTTTGCTTTGGGCGGCGATAGCGGAGTGGTGATCGATGATGGGAAATTAGTTCTGGAAAATGAAAAGGTCATGCCATTATGTATTGCCGCAAGAAAATATCCGGATCTGGTTAAATATCTCAAAAAAGAAGATGAAAGCCGAACCTTATATCGGAATCAGCAAAAAGAAATCTATCTGGGTTTAAAAAATATTGATGATCGCTTAGGCTATTCAGCACAAGAAAAAGAAATTTCCAGAAATCTCTATCACCATCCGACCAGCCTTGAGGTGCTGGGCAAGAAAATGAATACAATTGTTCTTAATTCTCAAATTGAGCGGATGATTCGAGAAGGAATTTTGATTCGTTGTGGAATAACGCCAACTGACGCGATGCATATCAAAGGTGATTTTAATCAATATAATCGTGAGGCTTCACAATACGGTATTAACATTATGGCGCGATCATTGGCGATTCAACCGGATGTATTATGTGAAAAAATTTATGATGAAGTCAAACGAAAACTTTATTTTAATCTGGTTCGGATTATGATTGAAGATGCTTTCCCGACGATTAGAGAAACTGGACTGGGAGAGCAATTGGAGTGTATTATCAATGATAATTTCAGGCGGGCTCAAAATGGGGTTGATAGTATTGAATTTTTTGGCTGTCAATTAGCAACTCCGGCAGCCTTAATCGGAGTCGGTGCACCAACCCATATTTTTCTAAAAGATGTGGCCAGAATGCTGGGAACCGAGGCACATTCCTCGGAATATTCGAAGGTGGCAAATGCTTTGGGCGCCGTCATTGGAAAGGTTAATGCTGTTATTACGATTGATGTTTCCTATAATCAGGAAATGGATGATTATATTGTTTATGGCGGCGGTGAACGGTTGTCTTTTAAAGATCTGGAAAAAGCAAAACAGGTGGCCGCAAATTTGGCCGAAGAAAAAGTCCAAATAGAAGCGATTAATCGTGGGGCTGATGATAATTTAACCATTAGTTGTAACGGTCAAGAAACAATCGTTGATACAGAATTTGGCCCTTTATATATGGGGTATAAAGTAGTGGCAACAGCCAGTGGAAATTTAAAATTAAGATAA
- a CDS encoding cobalamin B12-binding domain-containing protein: MSKITELAAIVEEGRIDDVIAAVDAAVEEGNAPMDILNAGLIAPINILGEKFRLGEVYVPELLISSKAMKMGVDQIKPLLATGDVTTLGKAIFCTVEGDMHDIGKNLVVLLLESAGFEVIDLGMDVEPDDIVEAVQENDDVQIVGMSAMLTTTMYAMKETIEALEEAGLRDRVKVLIGGAPVNQMFADQIGADGYTTNAPSAVELCKKLVVA, encoded by the coding sequence ATGTCAAAAATCACTGAATTAGCCGCTATTGTTGAAGAGGGCAGAATCGACGACGTAATTGCCGCTGTTGATGCTGCTGTGGAAGAAGGAAATGCCCCAATGGATATTTTAAATGCCGGGTTGATCGCCCCGATCAATATTCTGGGTGAAAAGTTCAGATTGGGCGAAGTGTATGTACCGGAATTATTGATTTCATCCAAGGCCATGAAAATGGGTGTTGATCAAATTAAACCATTGTTGGCAACCGGAGATGTCACCACTTTGGGAAAAGCAATCTTTTGTACCGTTGAAGGCGACATGCATGATATCGGCAAAAATCTCGTCGTATTGTTACTCGAAAGTGCCGGCTTTGAAGTCATCGACCTGGGCATGGATGTTGAACCGGATGATATTGTTGAAGCCGTTCAGGAAAATGACGATGTTCAAATTGTCGGGATGTCAGCGATGTTAACAACAACGATGTACGCGATGAAAGAAACAATTGAAGCATTAGAAGAAGCCGGTCTGCGTGATCGTGTCAAAGTTTTAATTGGCGGCGCACCGGTTAACCAGATGTTTGCTGATCAAATTGGCGCTGACGGTTACACTACCAATGCCCCATCGGCTGTGGAATTATGTAAAAAATTAGTTGTTGCATAG
- a CDS encoding B12-dependent methionine synthase gives MKACYDFEIGIDQQKIFERLNLIAGSSHYQYFLDAYEELLKEFESLVKPEGYYQLKINGLGKAFHTDFELPTHAVFCLITLGEAVSRRSTEMFRENDSFKGLLLDAMANQLLFDLSEKFYQQIREDIYQNSGFGLTRRYSPGDEGICLSYQKDILDHLSETLKQKIAVTKRYMYKPSKTLGYVYGADQSFDCRLKDHDCSRCQQLSCSFRKRTN, from the coding sequence ATGAAAGCATGTTATGATTTTGAAATCGGCATTGACCAGCAAAAAATATTTGAACGTCTGAATCTGATCGCAGGGTCATCACATTATCAATATTTTTTAGATGCTTATGAGGAACTTTTGAAAGAATTCGAGAGCTTGGTCAAACCGGAAGGTTATTATCAATTAAAAATTAACGGTTTAGGAAAGGCTTTTCATACCGATTTTGAATTGCCGACCCATGCGGTGTTTTGCCTCATTACCTTAGGTGAAGCAGTCAGCCGTAGAAGCACCGAAATGTTTCGGGAAAATGATTCGTTTAAGGGGTTGCTTTTGGATGCGATGGCCAATCAACTTTTGTTTGATTTAAGTGAAAAATTCTACCAGCAAATCCGCGAAGATATTTATCAAAATAGTGGTTTTGGTTTAACGAGACGTTATTCTCCGGGTGACGAAGGGATTTGTTTATCTTATCAGAAGGACATTCTCGACCATTTAAGTGAAACTTTAAAACAAAAAATAGCGGTAACCAAAAGATATATGTACAAACCGTCCAAAACGCTGGGGTATGTTTATGGTGCCGATCAAAGTTTTGATTGTCGTTTGAAAGACCACGATTGCAGCCGGTGTCAGCAGCTTAGCTGTAGTTTTCGAAAAAGAACCAATTAA